A DNA window from Candidatus Roseilinea sp. contains the following coding sequences:
- a CDS encoding sigma factor regulator FecR: MHTLDEILSQPTIWQSTLQEAERAAPQWRAALGEDAAPLIFLGCGSTYYLSLSAAALFRKLTGRLTFALPGGEFLLQRADWLGDLPERSPKPILITVSRSGTTTETVRAAEAYRAAGGRVLTVTNYPDSPLAALADAALFLPQGQEESVAQTRSFSSMLVGLNALAILLGGQRALWQAIQRLPQAAEGLIERYAPLARQLGEDLSLERFYFLGSGVRYGLASEASLKMKEMSLSHSEPFPFLEFRHGPMSMVNGQTLLLGLLSEQAQAQEQKVLDEMQALGGQILSLGEQGARVEFAAGIPEEGRAALYLPVLQLLAGYRSLAKGLNPDRPHNLTAVVQLNF, translated from the coding sequence ATGCACACCCTGGATGAAATCCTTTCCCAACCCACCATCTGGCAAAGCACCCTGCAAGAGGCCGAACGGGCCGCGCCGCAGTGGCGTGCTGCGCTCGGCGAGGATGCCGCGCCGTTGATTTTTCTCGGCTGCGGCTCCACCTACTACCTCTCGTTGAGCGCCGCCGCGCTCTTCCGCAAGTTAACCGGCCGCCTGACCTTTGCCCTGCCCGGCGGCGAGTTCCTGCTGCAGCGCGCCGATTGGCTGGGCGATTTGCCGGAGCGTTCGCCCAAGCCGATTCTCATCACCGTCAGTCGTTCCGGCACGACCACCGAGACGGTGCGCGCTGCCGAAGCCTACCGCGCCGCCGGCGGCCGCGTGCTGACCGTGACCAACTACCCCGATTCTCCGCTCGCCGCCCTGGCCGATGCTGCCCTGTTCCTGCCCCAGGGCCAGGAAGAAAGCGTGGCGCAGACGCGCTCTTTCTCCTCCATGCTGGTCGGCCTGAACGCCCTGGCGATTCTCCTCGGCGGACAGCGCGCCCTCTGGCAAGCCATCCAGCGCCTGCCTCAAGCCGCCGAGGGCCTGATCGAGCGCTATGCCCCATTGGCGCGTCAACTCGGCGAAGACCTGAGCCTGGAGCGCTTCTACTTTCTGGGCAGCGGGGTGCGCTACGGCCTGGCGAGCGAAGCCAGCCTGAAGATGAAAGAGATGTCCCTCAGCCATAGCGAACCCTTCCCCTTCCTGGAGTTCCGCCATGGGCCGATGAGCATGGTGAATGGGCAGACGCTCCTCCTCGGTCTGCTTTCGGAGCAGGCTCAAGCGCAGGAGCAAAAGGTGCTGGATGAAATGCAGGCCCTAGGAGGGCAGATTCTCTCCCTTGGCGAGCAGGGGGCGCGGGTCGAGTTCGCTGCGGGAATCCCCGAAGAGGGGCGCGCTGCTCTCTATCTGCCCGTCTTGCAATTGCTCGCCGGCTACCGTTCGCTTGCCAAAGGTCTCAACCCCGACCGTCCCCACAATCTGACGGCCGTGGTGCAACTCAATTTCTAA
- a CDS encoding sugar ABC transporter substrate-binding protein encodes MKRLSLALLIVFSLVLAGCSPNTTPTESAAKQPAATESVASPAATGGEKIIIRVWGHQNNSFNRAHQDIINKFMQENPNVEVKFETFPWDVFIQTIQTSLPAGQVADIIEMPGGMGLRYAKGGQLLEVPAEVMTLDQAHETYFEAPLGGYVYDGKLYGLPIEFNLEYGGAYVNEEMFKAAGLPYPPQWKSWDEVIADAKKLTKFDASNAMEVAGLHYTNNDQLYTYFLSGILEQGGQYFAEDGKHFNFNTPEALAVVQKMVDMAQKDKVVDPVTYNAESNWVGASFAQKLTAIAVLGSWFAGEARITYPDLKFDYVKLPPFMGAQHKFTSVSGWGIVVTKYTQHPEIAWKLAAAMAADPENALHFNLTTGTIPAMKQVANDSRLSEKYPFMKDLVTILPYGVFQGDIVDPGQLEFDIIYPNLIQAIQGIITPEQAVQNIHDEANAMVDSAK; translated from the coding sequence ATGAAACGCCTATCGCTTGCTCTACTGATCGTCTTCTCGCTGGTTCTGGCAGGATGTAGCCCGAACACTACGCCCACCGAAAGCGCCGCTAAGCAGCCCGCAGCCACCGAAAGCGTGGCCTCGCCCGCGGCAACAGGCGGCGAGAAGATCATCATCCGCGTTTGGGGACATCAGAACAACTCCTTCAACCGGGCCCACCAGGACATCATCAACAAGTTCATGCAGGAGAACCCCAATGTAGAGGTCAAGTTCGAGACCTTCCCCTGGGATGTGTTCATCCAGACCATCCAGACCTCGCTGCCAGCCGGTCAGGTCGCCGACATCATCGAGATGCCCGGCGGCATGGGACTGCGCTATGCCAAAGGTGGGCAATTGCTGGAAGTGCCGGCCGAGGTGATGACCCTTGACCAGGCGCACGAAACCTACTTCGAGGCCCCGCTGGGCGGCTATGTGTACGACGGCAAACTGTATGGACTGCCGATTGAGTTCAATCTGGAATACGGCGGCGCCTACGTCAACGAAGAAATGTTCAAAGCCGCCGGCCTGCCTTACCCGCCACAGTGGAAAAGCTGGGATGAGGTCATCGCCGATGCCAAAAAACTGACGAAGTTTGATGCCAGCAACGCCATGGAAGTGGCCGGGCTGCACTACACCAACAACGACCAGCTCTACACCTACTTCCTCTCCGGCATTCTGGAACAGGGCGGGCAGTACTTTGCCGAAGATGGCAAGCATTTCAACTTCAACACCCCCGAAGCCCTGGCCGTCGTTCAGAAGATGGTGGACATGGCGCAGAAAGACAAGGTGGTGGATCCGGTCACCTACAACGCCGAGAGCAACTGGGTGGGCGCTTCCTTCGCCCAAAAGTTGACGGCCATTGCCGTGCTGGGCTCCTGGTTCGCCGGCGAAGCGCGCATCACCTACCCCGACCTGAAATTTGACTACGTCAAACTGCCGCCTTTCATGGGCGCTCAGCATAAGTTCACCTCCGTCTCCGGCTGGGGCATCGTGGTCACCAAATACACCCAACATCCCGAAATCGCCTGGAAACTGGCCGCCGCCATGGCCGCCGATCCGGAGAACGCCCTGCACTTCAACCTGACCACAGGCACGATCCCCGCCATGAAGCAGGTCGCCAACGACTCGCGGCTCTCTGAGAAGTATCCCTTCATGAAAGACCTGGTGACCATCCTGCCCTATGGCGTCTTCCAGGGCGACATCGTGGACCCCGGCCAGTTGGAGTTTGACATCATCTACCCGAACCTCATTCAGGCCATTCAGGGCATCATCACGCCGGAGCAGGCAGTGCAAAACATTCACGACGAAGCCAACGCCATGGTAGATAGCGCCAAATAG
- a CDS encoding sugar ABC transporter permease, translating to MNVSLKRTLLEWIGTHEGGRLTASQRRFAYLGLAPILVWVFVFVLFPIFWVTLMGLFSYTPIREGGWFLGLGGNNPFVGLGNYVELFTGSTKAARIFRQAIGNTFLFSLLAVPLSVGTALPMAVVLESVRQRVKSLFRFIYFLPVVTGSVAVTIIWQYVYAPNWGLLSQLMKMIGLTPPRSWLSDPTQVYFGVPLAMLAVTIVYVWVTFGYNTLLFIAALQGVPAVFREAARIDGTNSWQEFWYIVIPLMKRTILLASVLTVISTLQQFVLFQLLTRGGPAYQTHTILLSVYQNAFVYSENMGMAAAMSIFLFIILFVLTIIQFRLLRTEWEY from the coding sequence ATGAACGTTTCGCTCAAACGCACCCTGCTGGAGTGGATTGGCACCCACGAGGGCGGCAGGTTGACCGCTTCCCAGCGGCGTTTCGCCTACCTGGGGCTGGCGCCGATTCTGGTTTGGGTATTTGTCTTCGTCCTCTTTCCCATCTTCTGGGTGACCCTGATGGGCCTGTTCTCCTACACCCCCATCCGCGAGGGCGGCTGGTTTCTGGGATTAGGTGGCAATAACCCCTTTGTCGGGCTGGGGAACTATGTTGAACTCTTCACCGGCAGCACCAAGGCGGCGCGCATCTTTCGGCAGGCCATTGGCAACACTTTCCTGTTCTCCCTGCTGGCCGTTCCCCTCTCGGTCGGCACGGCGCTGCCGATGGCTGTCGTCCTGGAAAGCGTCCGTCAGCGGGTTAAGTCTCTGTTCCGATTTATCTATTTTTTACCCGTGGTTACGGGCAGCGTGGCCGTCACCATCATCTGGCAGTACGTCTATGCCCCCAACTGGGGCCTGCTCAGCCAGTTGATGAAGATGATCGGCCTCACCCCGCCGCGCTCCTGGCTTTCGGATCCCACCCAGGTCTATTTTGGCGTCCCGCTGGCGATGCTCGCCGTGACCATCGTCTATGTGTGGGTGACTTTTGGCTACAACACCCTGCTCTTTATCGCCGCCTTACAGGGTGTGCCAGCCGTCTTTCGTGAGGCGGCGCGCATAGATGGCACCAACTCCTGGCAGGAATTCTGGTACATCGTCATCCCGCTCATGAAACGCACCATTTTGCTGGCCTCGGTGCTGACCGTCATTTCCACCCTGCAGCAGTTTGTCCTCTTCCAGTTGCTCACCCGCGGCGGCCCCGCCTATCAGACCCATACCATCCTGCTCAGCGTCTATCAAAACGCTTTCGTCTACTCTGAAAACATGGGCATGGCCGCGGCGATGTCTATCTTTCTGTTCATCATTCTTTTCGTTCTCACCATCATCCAATTCCGCCTGCTGCGCACCGAGTGGGAATATTGA
- a CDS encoding sugar ABC transporter permease — protein MLKKFHPFYLLSRSAIYIILTAGLVFTLLPFVYVFLASFKTNAELMRVPPTFIPEKPIIENYTTVLSDAQISLTRIFYNSGMVAIVRTVLTLLISSFAGYIFARYRFTGKNLFFGMILAQLMIPFQVVMIPIYLLTVKMGLIDTLWALVIPMLIDAYGIFVAKQFVEGLPGEVMEAARIDGASEFGIYWRIVLPQLGPALASLGIFTFMASWNDYLWPLIVITSPEKRTIPLLLVWYSTQHGANQGLVLAASILTLIPIFVVYFLAQRWIVEQSTQSAFK, from the coding sequence ATGCTCAAAAAATTTCATCCGTTCTACCTGCTCTCGCGTAGCGCAATCTATATCATCTTAACTGCCGGCCTGGTGTTCACCCTCTTGCCGTTTGTCTACGTCTTCCTGGCCTCCTTCAAGACCAATGCCGAACTGATGCGCGTCCCGCCAACTTTTATCCCCGAAAAGCCCATCATCGAGAACTACACCACCGTCCTCTCTGATGCGCAAATCTCGCTGACGCGCATTTTCTACAACAGCGGCATGGTCGCCATCGTCCGCACAGTGCTTACTCTCCTTATCAGTTCCTTCGCCGGCTATATCTTCGCTCGCTACCGCTTCACCGGCAAGAACCTGTTTTTCGGCATGATTCTGGCGCAATTGATGATCCCGTTCCAGGTGGTCATGATTCCCATCTACCTGCTGACCGTCAAAATGGGCTTGATTGACACGCTCTGGGCGCTGGTTATCCCCATGCTGATTGACGCCTACGGCATCTTCGTCGCCAAGCAATTCGTGGAGGGATTGCCCGGCGAAGTGATGGAGGCTGCCCGCATAGACGGCGCCTCGGAGTTCGGCATTTACTGGCGCATCGTCCTGCCGCAACTGGGACCAGCGCTGGCCTCGCTGGGCATCTTCACCTTCATGGCCTCCTGGAACGATTATCTCTGGCCGCTCATCGTCATCACCTCGCCCGAAAAGCGCACTATCCCGCTGCTGCTGGTCTGGTATTCCACCCAGCACGGCGCCAATCAGGGATTGGTGTTGGCCGCCTCCATCCTGACGCTCATCCCCATCTTCGTTGTTTACTTCCTCGCCCAACGCTGGATTGTGGAACAGTCCACCCAGAGCGCATTCAAATGA
- the yihT gene encoding aldolase, whose amino-acid sequence MLSLSIAKYRSFQQCASPRGTFAFLALDHRQNLRRANPRFQDDAELSRFKLDVTRELAPYATAVLLDPEFSAAQAVATGALPGDRGLAVALEATGYTGDPAARKARLIPGWSVEKAKRMGAQMAKLLVYYHPDSPAASEIEAFTVQIAAQCQQHDLALMLEPLSYPLHGEKLPAEEKRRVVVETARRLTAIPGVDLLKAEFPLPAEAPESEWTAACAELNAASRVPWIVLSAAVSFDLYLKQAIAACQAGASGVAVGRAVWQEAVHLEGEARLNCLRTTARERLIRLSALTQALARPWSEFYVTEAPLDWYKTYGILAGGRELWIASTTSW is encoded by the coding sequence ATGCTTTCACTCTCCATCGCCAAATACCGCTCCTTTCAGCAATGCGCCTCGCCGCGCGGCACGTTTGCCTTCCTCGCCCTGGACCATCGCCAGAACCTGCGCCGGGCCAACCCGCGCTTTCAGGACGACGCCGAACTCAGCCGCTTCAAACTGGACGTGACCCGCGAACTGGCCCCCTATGCCACCGCCGTTTTGCTGGACCCGGAGTTCTCGGCGGCGCAGGCCGTTGCCACAGGGGCACTGCCCGGCGATCGGGGGCTGGCCGTGGCGCTGGAGGCCACCGGCTATACCGGTGACCCGGCCGCCCGCAAAGCGCGCCTCATCCCCGGCTGGAGCGTGGAAAAGGCCAAACGCATGGGCGCGCAGATGGCGAAACTGCTCGTCTACTACCACCCCGATTCGCCCGCTGCCTCCGAAATTGAAGCGTTCACCGTCCAGATCGCTGCCCAGTGCCAGCAACATGACCTGGCCCTGATGCTAGAACCGCTCTCCTACCCGCTCCACGGCGAGAAACTCCCCGCCGAGGAGAAGCGCCGCGTGGTGGTGGAGACCGCCCGCCGCCTGACGGCCATCCCCGGCGTGGACCTGCTCAAGGCCGAGTTCCCCCTCCCCGCCGAAGCGCCCGAATCGGAGTGGACCGCCGCGTGCGCCGAACTCAACGCCGCCAGCCGCGTCCCGTGGATCGTCCTCTCCGCCGCCGTCTCCTTTGACCTGTACCTGAAACAGGCCATCGCCGCCTGTCAGGCCGGGGCGAGCGGCGTCGCCGTTGGCCGCGCCGTCTGGCAGGAGGCGGTGCATCTGGAGGGGGAGGCTCGCCTGAACTGCCTGCGCACGACCGCCCGTGAGCGCCTGATTCGCCTGTCGGCCCTCACCCAGGCCCTCGCCCGCCCCTGGAGCGAATTCTACGTCACCGAGGCCCCGCTGGACTGGTACAAAACCTACGGCATTCTCGCCGGGGGAAGGGAATTATGGATCGCGAGTACGACATCCTGGTAG
- a CDS encoding sugar kinase, giving the protein MDREYDILVAGEINPDLILSGDVEPAFGQAEKIVDSAVLTVGSSSVIFACGAARLGLNVAFIGKCGDNLFGRYMLEEMQRRAVDISPVIVDPLLSTGLTVILNKGDDRAMLTFPGAIGALRAEEIPDDLLGRARHLHVASYFLQDALRPGLPDLFRRARALSLTTSLDTNWDPAGRWEGVLHLLPLVDVFLPNAAEACALTGETDVTRAARWLATRAGTVAVKLGAEGALGVRGEQTVRVPSIQVEVTDTVGAGDNFDAGFLYGFLNGWPLERALRLGAICGALSTRAAGGVAAQPTLEEALRFL; this is encoded by the coding sequence ATGGATCGCGAGTACGACATCCTGGTAGCGGGTGAGATCAACCCGGACCTGATCCTTTCCGGAGACGTGGAGCCCGCCTTCGGGCAGGCGGAAAAAATAGTGGATTCCGCTGTGCTGACTGTGGGTTCCTCCTCGGTTATCTTCGCCTGTGGCGCAGCGCGGCTGGGGCTGAACGTCGCGTTCATCGGCAAGTGTGGCGACAACCTCTTCGGGCGCTATATGCTGGAGGAAATGCAGCGACGCGCCGTAGACATTTCCCCCGTCATTGTGGATCCCTTGCTCTCTACCGGCCTGACGGTCATCCTGAACAAAGGCGATGATCGGGCGATGTTGACCTTCCCTGGCGCCATTGGCGCGCTGCGCGCCGAGGAAATCCCCGACGACCTGCTGGGGCGGGCGCGCCACCTACATGTCGCCTCCTACTTCCTGCAGGACGCCCTGCGCCCCGGCCTGCCGGACCTATTCCGCCGTGCCCGTGCCCTCAGCTTGACCACCTCCCTGGATACCAACTGGGACCCGGCCGGACGCTGGGAAGGCGTCCTCCACCTGCTGCCGCTGGTGGACGTCTTCCTGCCCAACGCCGCCGAAGCCTGCGCCCTGACCGGCGAAACCGATGTGACCCGCGCCGCCCGCTGGCTGGCCACCCGGGCCGGAACGGTGGCTGTCAAACTCGGAGCGGAGGGCGCCCTGGGCGTGCGCGGCGAGCAGACCGTCCGCGTCCCCTCCATCCAGGTTGAGGTGACGGATACCGTGGGCGCGGGGGATAATTTTGACGCCGGCTTCCTTTACGGCTTCCTCAACGGCTGGCCGCTGGAGCGGGCTCTCCGGCTGGGGGCCATCTGCGGCGCGCTTTCCACCCGGGCCGCGGGCGGCGTAGCAGCCCAGCCCACCTTGGAAGAAGCCCTCAGGTTTCTTTGA
- the kbaZ gene encoding D-tagatose-1,6-bisphosphate aldolase subunit KbaZ gives MQMNFLDFLVAAQKFGVRLGIASICSAHPLVLEAALRHGLAHRWPVLIEATCNQVNQFGGYTGMTPADFARQVKELAARVGFPQDRLILGGDHLGPLPWAHEPAEAAMQKASDLVRAFVRAGFAKIHLDCSMPLGGETALSVEAIAQRVARLAQVAEEAAGERRGVLRYVIGSEVPPAGGARAGEGPPSVTRPEDAAEAVEATHRAFRALGLEEAWERVIALVVQPGVEFGDEAIHEYDRTAAASLVRYIEGVPGLVYEAHSTDYQPLSALRAMVEDHFAILKVGPALTFALREAVFALADIEAALGLAPPSEIRQTFEGAMLSNPVHWQKYYRGDPRSQKLARQYSLSDRIRYYWTAPEVQAAFSRLMHNLDDRPIPLGLLSQYMPEESRKVRAGELKNHPYDLLLGKMIGVLENYRLATQGELG, from the coding sequence ATGCAAATGAACTTTCTGGATTTCCTTGTAGCAGCTCAAAAGTTCGGTGTGCGGCTGGGAATCGCCTCCATCTGCTCGGCCCATCCGCTGGTCCTGGAGGCGGCCCTGCGCCACGGCCTGGCGCATAGGTGGCCTGTCCTCATTGAGGCCACCTGCAACCAGGTCAACCAGTTCGGTGGCTACACCGGCATGACCCCAGCGGATTTTGCTCGCCAGGTGAAGGAACTGGCCGCGCGGGTGGGCTTTCCTCAAGATCGCCTGATCCTGGGCGGTGATCATCTGGGCCCTCTCCCCTGGGCTCACGAACCCGCCGAAGCGGCGATGCAAAAGGCGTCCGACCTGGTGCGCGCTTTCGTCCGGGCGGGCTTCGCCAAAATCCACCTGGATTGCAGCATGCCCTTAGGCGGCGAAACGGCGCTGTCGGTGGAAGCGATCGCCCAACGGGTTGCCCGCCTGGCTCAGGTGGCTGAGGAGGCAGCAGGGGAACGACGCGGTGTGCTCCGATATGTCATTGGCAGCGAGGTGCCCCCGGCTGGCGGTGCAAGGGCAGGGGAAGGGCCGCCGTCTGTCACCCGCCCGGAGGACGCGGCCGAGGCCGTAGAGGCCACCCATCGGGCCTTTCGGGCGCTGGGCTTGGAGGAGGCCTGGGAACGGGTGATCGCTCTGGTCGTCCAGCCGGGCGTGGAATTTGGCGATGAAGCCATCCACGAATATGACCGTACAGCGGCTGCTTCTCTGGTACGCTATATTGAAGGGGTGCCTGGCCTGGTCTATGAGGCTCACTCCACCGACTACCAGCCTCTCAGCGCGCTCAGGGCGATGGTGGAAGATCACTTTGCCATTTTGAAAGTGGGCCCGGCGCTGACCTTCGCGCTGCGGGAAGCCGTCTTCGCGCTGGCGGACATAGAGGCTGCCCTGGGCCTGGCCCCCCCTTCGGAAATCCGCCAGACTTTTGAAGGCGCAATGCTGTCCAACCCGGTTCACTGGCAGAAATACTATCGGGGAGACCCCCGATCTCAGAAACTGGCCCGGCAGTATAGCCTCAGCGATCGGATCCGGTATTACTGGACTGCTCCGGAGGTCCAGGCGGCCTTTTCGCGGCTGATGCACAACCTGGACGACCGCCCCATACCGCTGGGGTTGTTGAGCCAGTACATGCCGGAAGAATCCCGCAAAGTGCGCGCGGGGGAACTAAAAAATCACCCCTATGACCTATTGCTGGGGAAGATGATTGGGGTCCTGGAAAACTACAGGCTGGCCACCCAGGGGGAGCTAGGGTAG
- the miaA gene encoding tRNA dimethylallyltransferase produces the protein MACEAPELIAVIGPTAAGKSAYAMALAPQVNGEIVSADSRHVYRQMDIGTNKPTPDEQRRVRHHLLDLRDPHERFSLGEYVELARTAIADIHARGKTPLLVGGTGQYVRAILRGWRVPPAPPHDDLREKWLRYAQARGADALFAELAARDPDAARTIDPRNIRRVIRALEVIEVSGQRWSELQKREPPAWRTRVIYVNPPRDALYARADARLARMIEQGWLAETEALLDFLSRRGFDADAALQLPAMSALGYQEMALVAMGRMTLDEAIPAIKRATRRFIRAQDVWFRKEAAHVASTGGVAQIVPPP, from the coding sequence ATGGCTTGCGAAGCGCCCGAGCTGATCGCCGTCATCGGGCCGACGGCAGCCGGCAAGTCGGCCTATGCGATGGCGCTCGCTCCACAGGTGAACGGCGAAATCGTCTCTGCCGATTCACGCCATGTCTATCGGCAAATGGACATCGGCACCAATAAACCGACGCCGGACGAGCAGCGACGAGTTCGCCACCACTTGCTTGATTTGCGCGACCCGCATGAGCGTTTCTCGCTCGGCGAATACGTCGAGCTGGCGCGAACTGCCATTGCAGACATCCACGCGCGCGGCAAGACGCCGCTCTTGGTCGGCGGCACCGGCCAATACGTCCGCGCAATCCTGCGCGGTTGGCGCGTGCCCCCGGCGCCGCCTCACGACGATCTGCGGGAGAAATGGCTACGCTACGCTCAGGCGCGCGGCGCAGACGCGCTATTCGCCGAGTTGGCCGCGCGCGATCCTGATGCGGCCCGAACAATTGACCCGCGCAACATTCGACGAGTCATCCGCGCGCTCGAAGTCATCGAGGTCTCCGGCCAGCGCTGGAGCGAACTACAGAAACGCGAACCACCCGCATGGCGCACCCGGGTCATCTACGTCAATCCGCCGCGCGATGCGCTTTATGCGCGCGCCGATGCGCGCCTCGCACGCATGATCGAGCAGGGATGGCTGGCCGAGACCGAGGCGCTGCTCGACTTCCTCAGCCGGCGCGGGTTCGATGCCGATGCCGCGTTACAGCTACCCGCCATGTCCGCGCTCGGCTATCAAGAAATGGCGCTCGTCGCCATGGGACGCATGACGCTCGACGAGGCCATCCCTGCAATCAAGCGCGCCACGCGCCGCTTCATCCGCGCGCAGGACGTCTGGTTTCGGAAGGAAGCAGCGCATGTCGCATCTACCGGCGGCGTTGCGCAAATTGTGCCTCCGCCATAG
- the rpsO gene encoding 30S ribosomal protein S15: MALSKGEKAAIIEQFAINPNDTGSSEVQIALLTRRINQLNEHLKVHKHDESSRHGLLVLVGKRRAHLKYLAAKDPASYRDLLVKLGLRK, translated from the coding sequence GTGGCTCTCAGCAAAGGTGAGAAAGCTGCCATCATCGAGCAGTTCGCCATCAACCCCAACGACACCGGCTCGTCGGAGGTTCAAATCGCGCTGCTCACACGGCGGATCAATCAATTGAACGAGCATCTGAAAGTGCACAAGCACGATGAAAGTTCGCGTCACGGTCTGCTGGTCCTCGTCGGTAAGCGACGCGCGCACCTGAAGTACTTGGCAGCCAAGGATCCAGCCAGCTACCGCGACCTTTTGGTTAAGCTCGGACTGAGGAAGTAA